The region CGCACGGCCGAGAGGCGCTTGGTCGAGCCGACGCCAAAGACGCAGGCGCTGATGGTGTGGGTGGTGGAGATGGGCGCTCCCACCAGCGATGCCCCGGTGATGACCATGGCCGCCGAAGTCTCGGCGGCAAAGCCGTGCACGGGTTCGAGCTTGAAGATTTTGTGCCCCATGGTCTTGACGATTTTCCATCCGCCCAGGGCCGTGCCCATGGCCATGGCCCCGGCACAGGCCAGTTTGACCCAGAGCGGCACGTGGATGGTGTCGATCTCGTGGAATAGAAACAGGGCCAGGGTGATGACGCCCATGGTCTTCTGGGCGTCGTTCAAGCCATGACTGGTGGCCATGAAGGCCGAGGACAGGATCTGCAGTTTTTCGAAATAGTGGGACACGCTGCGGCGGTTGGTCTTCCAGAACAGGAGCATGATGGCGGTCATGACCACGTAGCTGACCGCGAATCCGGCCAGCGGGGAAAGCACCAGCGGGAGCAGGACTTTCTGGGCGATGGACAGCACATTGAGGGACGAAAAGCCGGCGTGGCTGGTGGCCGCGCCGATCAGTCCGCCGATCAGGGCGTGGGACGAGGACGAGGGGATGCCGAAATACCATGTGATCAGGTTCCAGGCGATGGCGCCCAGCAGCGCGGCCAGGACCAGGGCCTGACAGCCCATGACCATGTCGGTGTTGACAATGCCCGCGCCCAGGGTGTGGGCGACCTCCTCGCCCAACAGTGCTCCGAGCAGGTTCAGGCTCGCGGCCATCATCACGGCCGTGCGCGGGGACATGACCTTGGTCGAGACCACCGTGGCGATGGCGTTGGCGCAGTCATGGGCGCCGTTGGTGAAATCGAAGACCAGGGCCACCAGGACGATGACCGCGAGCAGGAGGGGTATCTCAGGCATTTTTCAACACCACTTCCTCGATGGCGTCGCCCAGGTCGTCCACATATTCGATGGCCAGTTCAAAACGGTCATACACCTGTGACCAACGCATGATATTGACCACTTCCTTCGTGTTGAAGGTTTCCTGGTCGTACAGTTCGGCCAGGCCCGTGGAAAAAAGCATCTCGCATTCGATTTTGTAGCCGTGGATGGCGCGGATTTGGGTGCCGACATCCTTTTTTCCCTGCAGGCAGCAGATCATCTCCCCGGTCAGGTCCACCATCTTGTGGATATTGTGCCCCATCTGGCGGGCTGGAAAGCGGATGTAGTCGAAGCCGTACAGACGCATGCGGGAGGCGATGGCCTTGATGGCGTTGAGCGAGTCTTCCTGGGTGAGGTTGAGGCGGTAGATGTCTTCACGGTCAATGGGGGTGATGAAGGTCTGGGACAAGAGCCGGGCGATTTCCCGGCTGAGGTCGTCGCCTTCGGCCTCGATCAGCGTGACGGCCTTGCAGGCCGCGTCCACCGTGGAGAAGTCGGTGAGAATGGTCGTGAGTTGGAACGCGGCTTCCTTGAGAAAATTGTTTTGTTTGGTGAGAAGTTCGAAGAAATGGATGTTTTTGGGAAAGATTGAAAAGCTCATGCTCATTCCTCGCTGTGATGTCGTCATCGGGGTCGGCTCGTGGTGTTTTTGTCCCAATGATCCGAAACGGAAATTTTTTTAGGCGCGGACATGGATCAAGGCAATCGGTCGTGTCACACAATTGTCACGTTGCCGCGTTGGCCAAAAAAAAGCTCCGCGTGGCGGAGCTTGGGAAGACTTGCGGCAGCCGGCTAGAAGCTGGCCATGGAACGCAGACGCAGTTCATTCAGTATGGCGTTTTCGTAATGGGCCGAAGGCAGGCTTTCATCCTCGGCGGGTTCGAGATATTTATCCAGTAACTGGCTCTCTTCCCAAAAATCCAGCAGCTCTTCGTTGCCCAGGTTTTTTAGCTGCTCCTCGATGGTGAACGGATCATGGTCGGGAAGGTATCTCGCCATCTGCGATGCTCCTTGGATTCTTGAGGTTACCGGGCCGATGCGTTGCTCCATACGCACCCCGGAAAGCGCTGTCCACCGTTTTTCGGCCAAGGGCGCGGCGGAAATCAAAGAGCAGTTGCCTTGCCGCGTGAAAGCCTGTAATTCTTTGGGTTGTTGTAGCCCCAATGTCCCTGCACCGCGAACAAGGAGCGAGGCAATGTCCGATGAACACAAACGGCAGGAAGCCGACCTGCTGCAATTGGTGACGTTTAGTATCGGCGACGAGGAATTCGGAGTGGAGATCCTGAAGGTTCAGGAGATCATCCGCATGCTCGAAATCACCAAGGTTCCCAAGGCTCCGCCCTTTGTCGAGGGCGTTATCAATCTGCGGGGCAAGGTCATCCCCATTCTTGACCTCCGCAAACGGTTTGGTCTGGACTCACGCAGCCACGACAAGAATACCCGCATCATCGTCATCGAGATCAGTTCCATGATCGTCGGTTTTATCGTTGATTCCGTGTCCGAAGTGCTCCGGCTCCCGGCCAACACCGTCGAGCCGCCGCCACCAGTGGTCGCGGGCCTGGATTCCGACTATATCAGCGGCGTCGGCAAGCTCGAGGACCGTCTGCTCATCATGCTTGACCTCAATCGTCTTTTAAGCAACGAAGAGCAGGAAAAACTGGGCCGCGTCTAAGCCGCGATCCGTCGCCAATGCAAGCCGCCTCCGCACCGGGGGCGGCTTTTCCCTGTCCTCCAACACCGGTCGATTCGCGTTGATTCCTCCCGAACTCCAAAAGCTTCTTTCCGGTCCGGACCGTTCGATCCGCGTTTTCAAGAGCGGCCCGGCGTCCCAGGTGTATCTTGCCCAGACCCTGATCGATCAGGGCAAGAACGTCGTCCTCGTGCTGCCGCCGAGTGCGGATATCCATCTTTACACCTCCCTGGCGGGCCTGTTCGCCCCCCACGATCGGGAGGCGCCGTTTTGGGAACGGCAGTGGCTCGCATTCCCGGCTTGCAGCGTGGACGAGCCCCGACGTTCTCCCTGGCCGGAGCGTTGGAAGGCCCTGTATTGCCTGGGGCGGGGTGGGGCGCGTGGCGTGCTTTTGCCCTTGGAGAATCTGATTCAGAAATGGCCGTCCCCGGATGTGCTGCGCTCCGAGCACCTGTGTTTGGGCGTGGGCGAGGAAATGGACCAGGAGGATCTCCTCGATACCCTGGTCAACTGGGGCTATGCCCGAGTGTCCATGGTCACGGCCGTGGGCGAGGTGTCGGTCCGCGGGGACATTGTCGATGTCTTTTGTCCTGGCCACGATCATCCTCTGCGTCTGGAATTTTTTGGCGACACCCTGGAACGGATCAAATTGTTCGAACCCATGTCCCAGCGCTCCCGGGCCGATCTGGACGAGGTCCGGATTCTGCCCGTGGCGGGGTGCATTGGCGCGGCCACCTATCGCGAGGCCGCGCGCGGTCTGTTCGACGGCTGGACACGGCTGGGCGAAATTTCACGGGCCACCCGGGCCGATCTGGAAAAGGAGTTGCTCGAGGTCACGCCGCGTCTGCCGCCGGCCATGTATTATCCGGATTGCGTCGGGCTGGATGCCTGGCTGCCGGACAATACGCTTTTCCTCATGACCGAGGCCCAGGACCTGCGGTCCAAACTGGAGGAGACCAGCTGGGCGTGGCAAAACCATTTCCGCGACGATTCGCGGCTATGGCCCCGGCATGGCCTGCTGTTATCCAGCGGCGACGCGCGGAAAGTCTGGGAATCGGGCCGGCAGCTCCTGTTCGAGAGCCTGGTCATGGGCGTGCGCGAGGACGGCATCGAGCTGCCCGAGGAAACAGTGGCCAGTTTCGAGGATTTGTTCTGGAATCCCGAGGACCGCAAAAGGCCGTGGCGCACCTTGATGCAGGAACTGCACACATGGCGGCGGACCCAGGCCCAGACCATTTTGTGTTTTCATACCGAGCAGTCGCGCCGGAAGTTTCTGCAGCTGGCGGCCCAGGACGAGCACGTCTTGCAGGCGGACTACGACGCCTCGGCCAAGGGACTTTTCGCCCTGGTCGGGTCCATGTCCAAGGGCATGCGCCTGCCATGGGCCCAAATTCAGATCTTGCCGGAATCGGTATTGCAACCCGGCGCCCCCAAGGCCCGGCGGGACGCGGGCAAGGCCTTCAAGGGGCTCGACACCTTCGATGACTTGGGGGCCGACGATCTGCTTGTGCACCGTGACTACGGATTGTGCCGGTTTGGCGGCTTGCACCGGGTCAAATTTGGCAATGTCGCCAACGATTACTTGCTGTTGCACTA is a window of Deltaproteobacteria bacterium DNA encoding:
- a CDS encoding inorganic phosphate transporter, giving the protein MPEIPLLLAVIVLVALVFDFTNGAHDCANAIATVVSTKVMSPRTAVMMAASLNLLGALLGEEVAHTLGAGIVNTDMVMGCQALVLAALLGAIAWNLITWYFGIPSSSSHALIGGLIGAATSHAGFSSLNVLSIAQKVLLPLVLSPLAGFAVSYVVMTAIMLLFWKTNRRSVSHYFEKLQILSSAFMATSHGLNDAQKTMGVITLALFLFHEIDTIHVPLWVKLACAGAMAMGTALGGWKIVKTMGHKIFKLEPVHGFAAETSAAMVITGASLVGAPISTTHTISACVFGVGSTKRLSAVR
- a CDS encoding DUF47 family protein — its product is MSFSIFPKNIHFFELLTKQNNFLKEAAFQLTTILTDFSTVDAACKAVTLIEAEGDDLSREIARLLSQTFITPIDREDIYRLNLTQEDSLNAIKAIASRMRLYGFDYIRFPARQMGHNIHKMVDLTGEMICCLQGKKDVGTQIRAIHGYKIECEMLFSTGLAELYDQETFNTKEVVNIMRWSQVYDRFELAIEYVDDLGDAIEEVVLKNA
- a CDS encoding purine-binding chemotaxis protein CheW, with product MSDEHKRQEADLLQLVTFSIGDEEFGVEILKVQEIIRMLEITKVPKAPPFVEGVINLRGKVIPILDLRKRFGLDSRSHDKNTRIIVIEISSMIVGFIVDSVSEVLRLPANTVEPPPPVVAGLDSDYISGVGKLEDRLLIMLDLNRLLSNEEQEKLGRV